From a region of the Helianthus annuus cultivar XRQ/B chromosome 5, HanXRQr2.0-SUNRISE, whole genome shotgun sequence genome:
- the LOC110941614 gene encoding nucleoporin GLE1 isoform X1, whose product MYRWDPKAHQSIRHSFICVLKDRFRGIMSDMRKSSKNKALKARERIPDDGYNFEIQCKYPPNGVPRRKWERMCMSWNTKDWEKKSKVGRENRKNDLCRHTGGSKGFDKHRRNLEKIKGKKVGFAEVLLHTHATKECKKRLNDGEINANDYNKLQFVTDRSKRSYVSYMKKLENKYGNTDCDDMEVWESLHPECQGRQLFGVGSSDPHFVLTGTTSSTASVSDTRQLDELQKVQAELEKEREARQNIEARFEQFEQEREQERVEREREREQERVERERERSEHARWQKYMEAKFNKFGKK is encoded by the exons ATGTATAGATGGGATCCAAAAGCACACCAGAGCATACGTCATTCGTTTATTTGTGTGCTCAAGGATCGATTTAGAGGCATAATGAGCGATATGAGGAAAAGTTCTAAAAACAAAGCTTTAAAGGCGAGGGAACGTATTCCCGATGACGGATATAATTTTGAGATACAATGCAAATATCCGCCCAATGGAGTGCCTCGTAGGAAATGGGAACGTATGTGTATG TCTTGGAACACTAAAGATTGGGAAAAGAAGTCCAAAGTAGGGAGAGAAAACCGGAAGAATGACTTATGTCGTCATACAGGCGGGTCCAAAGGGTTTGACAAACACCGTCGCAACTTG GaaaaaataaagggtaaaaaggttGGATTCGCGGAAGTATTACTTCATACCCACGCCACCAAAGAGTGTAAAAAGAGATTAAATGATGGGGAGATCAATGCAAATGACTATAATAAGTTACAGTTTGTTACCGATCGTTCAAAACGTTCATAT GTCTCTTATATGAAAAAACTTGAAAATAAGTATGGGAACACGGATTGCGATGATATGGAAGTGTGGGAGAGTCTGCATCCCGAGTGTCAGGGTCGTCAGTTGTTTGGGGTAGGATCTTCTGATCCACATTTTGTGTTGACTGGAACAACATCTTCCACAGCTAGTGTGTCAGATACCCGACAATTGGATGAG CTCCAAAAAGTTCAAGCTGAACTAGAAAAGGAACGAGAGGCTCGACAAAACATTGAAGCCcgttttgaacaatttgaacaagAGCGGGAACAAGAAAGGGTTGAACGTGAACGAGAGCGGGAACAAGAACGTGTTGAACGTGAACGAGAGCGGTCCGAACATGCTCGATGGCAGAAATACATGGAAGCAAAGTTTAATAAATTCGgaaaaaagtaa
- the LOC110941614 gene encoding nucleoporin GLE1 isoform X2: MTDIILRYNANIRPMECLVGNGNSWNTKDWEKKSKVGRENRKNDLCRHTGGSKGFDKHRRNLEKIKGKKVGFAEVLLHTHATKECKKRLNDGEINANDYNKLQFVTDRSKRSYVSYMKKLENKYGNTDCDDMEVWESLHPECQGRQLFGVGSSDPHFVLTGTTSSTASVSDTRQLDELQKVQAELEKEREARQNIEARFEQFEQEREQERVEREREREQERVERERERSEHARWQKYMEAKFNKFGKK, from the exons ATGACGGATATAATTTTGAGATACAATGCAAATATCCGCCCAATGGAGTGCCTCGTAGGAAATGGGAAC TCTTGGAACACTAAAGATTGGGAAAAGAAGTCCAAAGTAGGGAGAGAAAACCGGAAGAATGACTTATGTCGTCATACAGGCGGGTCCAAAGGGTTTGACAAACACCGTCGCAACTTG GaaaaaataaagggtaaaaaggttGGATTCGCGGAAGTATTACTTCATACCCACGCCACCAAAGAGTGTAAAAAGAGATTAAATGATGGGGAGATCAATGCAAATGACTATAATAAGTTACAGTTTGTTACCGATCGTTCAAAACGTTCATAT GTCTCTTATATGAAAAAACTTGAAAATAAGTATGGGAACACGGATTGCGATGATATGGAAGTGTGGGAGAGTCTGCATCCCGAGTGTCAGGGTCGTCAGTTGTTTGGGGTAGGATCTTCTGATCCACATTTTGTGTTGACTGGAACAACATCTTCCACAGCTAGTGTGTCAGATACCCGACAATTGGATGAG CTCCAAAAAGTTCAAGCTGAACTAGAAAAGGAACGAGAGGCTCGACAAAACATTGAAGCCcgttttgaacaatttgaacaagAGCGGGAACAAGAAAGGGTTGAACGTGAACGAGAGCGGGAACAAGAACGTGTTGAACGTGAACGAGAGCGGTCCGAACATGCTCGATGGCAGAAATACATGGAAGCAAAGTTTAATAAATTCGgaaaaaagtaa